From a single Streptomyces misionensis genomic region:
- a CDS encoding immunity 21 family protein: protein MARIEDHGVLEWVESGGGPLIAVPEVVLPFWAGADSEELDTDYDRACEVAGYAGLLPVGDSAALVLGDEPAATSYLPEHGTFVRWSAAGSERELLARVPAALEGAVWEQELRWDVPGPVVLFDSAWPGGEAGRQEHLKVPLAAGSYTVRTAYAQPGPETWVGLVQLTPQAS, encoded by the coding sequence ATGGCTCGGATTGAAGATCATGGAGTGCTGGAGTGGGTGGAGTCGGGCGGTGGGCCCCTGATCGCCGTTCCGGAGGTGGTCCTGCCGTTCTGGGCGGGGGCCGACAGCGAGGAGCTGGACACGGACTACGACCGGGCCTGCGAGGTCGCCGGGTACGCCGGGCTGCTGCCCGTCGGTGACAGCGCGGCGCTCGTGCTCGGTGACGAGCCCGCCGCCACCTCCTACCTGCCCGAGCACGGCACCTTCGTCCGGTGGTCCGCGGCCGGGTCCGAGCGCGAGCTGCTCGCCAGGGTGCCCGCCGCGCTGGAAGGTGCCGTGTGGGAGCAGGAGCTGCGCTGGGACGTGCCCGGGCCCGTGGTGTTGTTCGACTCGGCCTGGCCGGGCGGCGAGGCGGGCCGGCAGGAGCATCTGAAGGTGCCGCTCGCCGCCGGGTCGTACACCGTGCGCACCGCCTACGCCCAGCCGGGCCCCGAGACCTGGGTCGGGCTGGTCCAGCTCACGCCGCAGGCGAGCTGA
- a CDS encoding polymorphic toxin type 17 domain-containing protein gives MSIEDKARHILLDLGLWWPEADSGKLRDAAKAWRAFADSVDDVRSPVHRSASGIIHNNTGESIEAFRKFWGRYATGESGGWLSDLAKSSRDMAGALDKFADAIDDAINKLWTRIAIDAAVIAGGVALAIMTAGIASGAAAAAADAVIEFGATVGVGVSAVVADIVAGAFVGVAFGGVESVTVDLAVAQPLQMATGLQHGFSLDEVNQAAKDGMIFGGALGAGGGLLKASMEGGLTDTTPLLLRPPSLRPDLVDLGPAARNAERTPCVGEPIDVATGAMLMTQTDLALPGTLPLEFTRTHLSSYRGGVCFGPTWISTLDECLQIDGEGVVFAAADGMRLVYPVPEPGVPTMPVKGPRWPLEWDGKPDGAMTVTDPSTGVTRTFAAPVPSPSFGVFHLALDSWSDRNGNRIDVERDDEGIPFGIRHSGGYYVAVDTQGPRITALRLLDEPPSRYRPGTTTDEGTVVMRYGYDTTGNLTEVINSSGEPLRFTYDTEGRVTRWTDRNGTWFGYVYDDRGRVTRTEGIDGILSGALTYDDTTRTTTYTDSQGHVSVHRYNTEGLVVEETDPLGHVTRTEWDEYGAHPVAVTDPLGHTTRYAYDDAGNLTGLVLPDGTAAQAEYNALGLPTKVVEPGGAVWRHTYDDRGNVIVTVDPTGAETRYQYGSRGQLAAVTDALGHTRRIVSNAAGLPITLGDELGHETTVGRDSFGRIIAVTDPLGHTTRMEWSIEGKPTWREYPDGTRESWAWDAEGNLIAHTDLAGNTTAHTSAPFDVPASRTDPDGTRYGFTYDTELRLTGVTNPDGRTWSYLYDEAGRLIAETDFNGRTLTYAYDAAGRLITRVNGVGEVLRFTRDTRGRVVAQETDNGEITTYAYTPNGDLSHAANADAEVVLERDALGRILSETVNDRTSVFQYDALGRRTRRVVPSGLASDWTYDAVGRPAQLRSMAGTLDFSHDAAGREIERRFGEGVTLTQRWNPNGQMTAQSLTSAIGGPVPDCLLQHRTYTYRVDGHLTEIRELTSGTRHFGLDDTGSVTKVRAHGWTETYAYDSTGKVRGVSAPGHDSPGEREFEGTIVRRAGRTTYEHDCQGRLTRRTRKLLSGKSHTWSYVWNAEDRLTEVVTPNGDRWRYAYDPLGRRISKHRVTHDGSPADRVEFSWDDTRLGEQTLPDGKVISWDYEPDTHRPVTQTLHTRSHVPEGASFLSRLAEETGPESVTRFLAVITDNAGSPMELVTAQGEVVWQRRTTLWGTHVPSGTDDAESATCPLRFPGQYFDTESGLHYNYFRYYDPEVARYVSPDPLGLDAAPDHHAYVDAPLLLVDPLGLKCEEVVATPRTGVKGLIKDAQLPHTGRIRFVPDKRVSVSTGLPRGARKGYIDRFGNEWIKGPSRTAGQPFEWDVQLSKLGKAKLGWLSRDGSHLNVSLDGEITHK, from the coding sequence GTGAGCATTGAGGACAAGGCCCGCCACATCCTTCTCGACCTGGGCTTGTGGTGGCCGGAGGCCGACTCGGGCAAGCTTCGGGACGCCGCGAAAGCCTGGCGTGCGTTCGCCGACTCCGTGGACGACGTCCGTTCCCCGGTGCACCGCAGCGCGTCCGGCATCATCCACAACAACACGGGTGAGTCGATCGAGGCGTTCCGTAAGTTCTGGGGCCGCTACGCCACCGGCGAGAGCGGCGGCTGGCTGAGCGATCTCGCCAAGTCCTCGCGGGATATGGCGGGTGCGCTGGACAAGTTCGCCGACGCCATCGACGACGCGATCAACAAGCTCTGGACGCGGATCGCCATCGACGCGGCCGTGATCGCGGGTGGTGTGGCTTTGGCCATCATGACCGCGGGCATCGCCTCGGGCGCAGCGGCAGCGGCGGCGGACGCGGTCATCGAGTTCGGCGCCACGGTGGGAGTCGGGGTCTCCGCCGTGGTGGCCGACATCGTCGCAGGCGCCTTCGTCGGCGTCGCGTTCGGCGGGGTCGAATCGGTCACGGTGGACCTCGCTGTCGCTCAGCCGCTGCAGATGGCCACGGGGCTGCAGCACGGCTTCAGCCTGGACGAGGTCAACCAGGCCGCCAAGGACGGCATGATCTTCGGCGGCGCGCTCGGAGCGGGCGGCGGCCTGCTCAAGGCGAGCATGGAGGGCGGCCTCACCGACACCACCCCCCTGCTGCTGCGCCCGCCGTCGCTGCGCCCGGACCTGGTCGACCTGGGCCCTGCGGCCCGCAACGCCGAACGCACCCCTTGCGTGGGCGAGCCGATCGACGTGGCGACCGGCGCCATGCTGATGACCCAGACGGACCTCGCCCTGCCGGGCACCCTGCCGCTGGAGTTCACCCGCACCCACCTGTCCTCCTACCGGGGCGGCGTCTGCTTCGGCCCGACCTGGATCTCCACCCTGGACGAGTGCCTCCAGATCGACGGCGAGGGCGTCGTCTTCGCCGCGGCCGACGGCATGCGCCTGGTCTACCCGGTACCGGAGCCGGGCGTGCCGACCATGCCGGTGAAGGGCCCGCGCTGGCCGCTGGAGTGGGACGGCAAACCGGACGGCGCGATGACCGTCACCGACCCGTCGACGGGAGTGACCCGCACCTTCGCAGCCCCCGTCCCCTCACCATCCTTCGGCGTCTTCCACCTGGCACTGGACTCCTGGAGCGACCGCAACGGCAACCGCATCGACGTCGAACGCGACGACGAAGGCATCCCGTTCGGCATCCGCCACTCCGGCGGCTACTACGTCGCCGTCGACACCCAGGGCCCCCGCATCACCGCCCTGCGCCTCCTGGACGAGCCCCCTTCCCGCTACCGCCCGGGCACCACGACCGACGAGGGCACGGTCGTCATGCGCTACGGCTACGACACCACCGGCAACCTCACCGAGGTCATCAACTCCAGCGGCGAACCCCTGCGCTTCACCTACGACACCGAGGGACGCGTCACCCGCTGGACCGACCGCAACGGAACCTGGTTCGGTTACGTCTACGACGACCGAGGCCGGGTCACCCGCACCGAGGGCATCGACGGCATCCTGTCCGGCGCCCTGACCTACGACGACACCACACGCACGACGACGTACACGGACTCTCAGGGGCACGTCTCAGTCCACCGGTACAACACCGAGGGCCTGGTGGTGGAAGAGACGGACCCGCTCGGGCACGTCACCCGCACGGAGTGGGACGAGTACGGCGCCCACCCGGTCGCGGTGACCGATCCGCTGGGCCACACCACGCGGTACGCCTACGACGACGCCGGCAACCTCACCGGCCTCGTTCTCCCCGACGGCACAGCGGCCCAGGCGGAGTACAACGCGCTCGGCCTCCCGACCAAGGTGGTCGAGCCGGGCGGGGCAGTCTGGCGGCACACCTACGACGACCGTGGCAATGTGATTGTCACGGTGGACCCAACCGGTGCCGAGACCCGCTACCAGTACGGTAGTAGGGGGCAATTGGCCGCCGTCACAGACGCCCTCGGTCACACACGGAGGATCGTGTCGAACGCGGCTGGCTTGCCAATCACGCTCGGTGATGAACTAGGGCACGAGACGACCGTGGGCCGCGACTCATTCGGCCGCATTATCGCGGTGACCGACCCACTCGGTCACACGACACGCATGGAATGGAGCATCGAGGGCAAGCCTACGTGGCGTGAGTACCCCGACGGCACACGCGAATCCTGGGCCTGGGACGCTGAAGGTAACCTAATCGCGCACACAGATCTCGCCGGGAACACAACCGCGCATACCTCCGCGCCCTTCGACGTCCCGGCATCCCGCACCGACCCGGACGGCACTCGATACGGGTTCACATACGACACCGAGTTGCGTCTGACAGGCGTCACCAACCCCGATGGGCGAACCTGGTCTTACCTCTATGACGAGGCCGGCCGTTTGATCGCGGAGACGGACTTCAACGGGCGCACCCTGACGTACGCCTACGATGCCGCAGGCAGGCTGATCACCCGGGTCAACGGCGTCGGCGAGGTCCTACGCTTTACCCGTGACACGCGCGGCAGAGTCGTAGCCCAGGAAACCGACAACGGCGAGATCACGACGTACGCGTACACACCGAACGGAGACCTCTCCCACGCGGCTAACGCGGACGCCGAGGTGGTCCTGGAACGGGACGCGCTGGGCCGGATCCTGTCGGAGACCGTCAACGATCGCACGTCAGTCTTTCAGTACGACGCTCTCGGACGCCGCACTCGTCGCGTTGTACCGTCGGGACTGGCGTCGGACTGGACATATGACGCGGTCGGCAGACCGGCCCAACTACGCTCAATGGCCGGCACGCTGGACTTCTCGCACGACGCCGCAGGTCGTGAGATCGAGCGCCGGTTCGGTGAGGGAGTGACGCTCACGCAGCGCTGGAACCCGAACGGGCAGATGACCGCGCAGTCCCTGACCTCTGCCATCGGCGGACCCGTTCCGGACTGCCTCCTCCAGCACCGCACGTACACCTACCGGGTCGACGGCCATCTCACCGAGATCCGAGAACTGACTTCGGGAACTCGCCACTTCGGCCTGGACGACACGGGCAGCGTCACCAAGGTTCGGGCGCACGGTTGGACCGAGACCTACGCCTACGACAGCACCGGCAAGGTTCGGGGGGTGTCGGCACCTGGCCACGACTCCCCTGGTGAACGCGAGTTCGAAGGCACGATCGTCCGTCGAGCGGGGCGGACGACGTACGAGCACGACTGCCAAGGTCGGCTCACCAGGCGAACACGCAAACTCCTCAGCGGGAAATCACACACCTGGTCCTATGTCTGGAATGCGGAGGACCGCCTGACCGAGGTGGTGACACCGAACGGTGACCGATGGAGGTACGCCTACGACCCCCTGGGCCGGCGGATCTCCAAGCACCGCGTGACCCACGACGGGTCGCCCGCCGACCGTGTCGAATTCTCGTGGGATGACACCCGCCTGGGCGAACAGACCCTCCCGGACGGCAAAGTGATCAGCTGGGACTACGAACCGGACACTCACCGTCCGGTCACCCAGACCCTCCACACGCGGTCACATGTCCCTGAGGGGGCTTCGTTCCTCTCGCGGCTAGCCGAGGAGACAGGCCCCGAGAGCGTCACCCGCTTTCTCGCGGTCATCACCGACAACGCTGGTTCTCCCATGGAACTCGTCACCGCGCAGGGCGAGGTGGTGTGGCAGCGCCGTACTACGTTGTGGGGCACCCACGTCCCGTCCGGGACCGACGACGCGGAATCCGCCACCTGTCCGCTGCGCTTTCCGGGCCAGTACTTCGACACCGAGTCAGGGCTGCACTACAACTACTTCCGCTACTACGATCCAGAAGTCGCCCGGTACGTCAGCCCCGATCCGCTTGGGCTCGATGCCGCTCCCGATCACCATGCGTACGTCGACGCGCCCCTGCTCCTCGTCGACCCGCTGGGTCTGAAGTGCGAAGAGGTCGTTGCGACACCTCGGACCGGGGTCAAGGGTCTCATAAAGGACGCTCAACTTCCCCACACGGGACGCATCCGCTTCGTCCCGGACAAGAGAGTCTCGGTCAGTACGGGCCTGCCCCGCGGCGCTCGAAAGGGCTATATCGACCGATTCGGTAACGAGTGGATCAAGGGGCCTTCCAGGACCGCCGGGCAGCCGTTCGAATGGGATGTCCAGCTGAGCAAACTGGGCAAGGCCAAACTGGGTTGGCTCAGTAGGGACGGCAGTCATCTCAATGTGTCACTCGACGGCGAGATCACCCACAAGTAA
- a CDS encoding AAA family ATPase, with amino-acid sequence MRLHRLDITAFGPFGATQHVDFDALSAAGLFLLHGPTGAGKTSVLDAVCYALYGSVPGARQSGTGQGMNLRSDHAEPGTRTEVRLELTVAGRRLEVTRQPPWERPKLRGKGTTVDKAQTWLREYDATAGAWKDLSRSHQEIGAEFEQLLGMSREQFCQVVLLPQGDFARFLRADAEARGRLLGRLFDTQRFADVEKRLAERRRAAEARVREGDAALLADAHRMQQAAGDAMELPELAPGDPGLAEAVLGAAAVARTTARERLAVAHSRLAAAESAHADARRAVDEERELARLQGRFAEARRRAERLEERAGDHREDQERMARSRKAEQVAPALQLREEAEREHRGADAAEARVRSALPGPLADADASALAAAARRAAEELGGLDAARRAERRLAEVTAERAGLDRQERADEDVLREADAWLAGWDTARADLQTRIDTAQEAATRAEQLGVRRDPMRRRLAAARARDALTEELETARRRAQDAGQRALDARAHWLDLKEQRLTGIAAELAAHLADGEPCAVCGATEHPAPARKVAGHVDRAAEEQAHAASREADRRHTEAERGVAAVRESLAAATAEAGETPVGELAAEADELEQEYARARQTASGLHAAHEELRGAEQERERRLAERQQAAVRAASRLTRREALDREQSQLETELAQARGTAESVAARAAQLERQAELLTEAAEAVRAAEDTAQRLKSADARLADAAYRAGFATPEAAAAALLTDDGHRELQHRLDAWQSEEAAVRAVLAEADSAAAAQRPPADPAGAERTAAETERRLRQAVSARDAADRCRAELDRLSARAAEAVRRLGPLREEYDRVARLAALTAGTAADNERRMRLESYVLAARLEQVAAAATVRLQRMSSGRYTLVHSDDRSGRGRSGLGLHVVDAWTGRERDTATLSGGETFFASLALALGLADVVTDETGGVRLDTLFIDEGFGSLDDQTLDEVLDVLDGLRERDRSVGIVSHVPDLRRRIHAQLEVVKGRTGSTLRQRGV; translated from the coding sequence GTGAGGCTGCACCGGCTCGACATCACCGCCTTCGGTCCCTTCGGCGCCACCCAGCACGTCGACTTCGACGCGCTGTCCGCCGCCGGCCTCTTCCTGCTGCACGGCCCCACCGGCGCCGGCAAGACCTCCGTCCTGGACGCCGTCTGCTACGCCCTGTACGGCTCCGTCCCCGGCGCCCGCCAGAGCGGCACGGGCCAGGGCATGAACCTGCGCAGCGATCACGCCGAGCCCGGCACGCGCACCGAGGTCCGCCTCGAACTCACCGTCGCCGGACGCCGGCTCGAGGTCACCCGGCAGCCGCCCTGGGAGCGCCCCAAGCTGCGCGGCAAGGGCACCACCGTCGACAAGGCCCAGACCTGGCTGCGCGAGTACGACGCCACGGCGGGCGCCTGGAAGGACCTCAGCCGCTCCCACCAGGAGATCGGGGCCGAGTTCGAGCAGCTGCTCGGCATGAGCCGGGAGCAGTTCTGCCAGGTCGTGCTGTTGCCCCAGGGCGACTTCGCCCGCTTCCTGCGTGCCGACGCCGAGGCCCGCGGCCGGCTGCTGGGCCGCCTGTTCGACACCCAGCGCTTCGCCGACGTCGAGAAGCGCCTCGCCGAACGCCGCCGCGCCGCCGAGGCCCGGGTGCGCGAGGGCGACGCCGCCCTCCTCGCCGACGCCCACCGCATGCAGCAGGCCGCGGGTGACGCCATGGAGCTGCCCGAGCTGGCGCCCGGCGACCCGGGACTCGCCGAGGCCGTGCTCGGCGCCGCCGCCGTCGCCCGCACCACCGCCCGGGAACGCCTCGCCGTCGCCCACAGCCGCCTGGCCGCCGCCGAGTCCGCCCACGCCGACGCCCGTCGCGCTGTGGACGAGGAACGTGAACTCGCCCGGTTGCAGGGCCGCTTCGCCGAAGCGCGGCGGCGCGCCGAACGGCTTGAGGAGCGGGCCGGCGACCATCGCGAGGACCAGGAGCGCATGGCGCGTTCCCGCAAGGCCGAGCAGGTCGCGCCCGCGCTCCAGCTGCGTGAGGAGGCCGAGCGGGAGCACCGCGGGGCGGACGCCGCCGAGGCCCGCGTCCGGAGCGCGCTGCCCGGCCCGCTCGCCGACGCCGACGCGAGCGCGCTGGCCGCCGCCGCCCGCCGCGCCGCCGAGGAACTGGGCGGCCTGGACGCCGCCCGGCGCGCCGAGCGGCGCCTTGCCGAGGTGACCGCCGAACGCGCCGGGCTCGACCGCCAGGAACGCGCCGACGAGGACGTGCTGCGCGAGGCCGACGCCTGGCTGGCGGGCTGGGACACCGCACGCGCCGACCTCCAGACCCGCATCGACACCGCCCAGGAGGCCGCCACCCGCGCCGAACAGCTCGGCGTCCGCCGCGATCCGATGCGGCGGCGCCTGGCGGCGGCCCGCGCCCGGGACGCCCTCACCGAGGAGCTGGAGACGGCCCGGCGGCGGGCCCAGGACGCCGGACAGCGCGCCCTGGACGCCCGCGCCCACTGGCTCGACCTCAAGGAACAGCGCCTGACCGGCATCGCCGCCGAACTGGCCGCCCACCTCGCCGACGGCGAGCCGTGCGCGGTCTGCGGCGCCACCGAACACCCGGCGCCCGCCCGCAAGGTCGCCGGGCACGTGGACCGCGCCGCCGAGGAACAGGCGCACGCCGCCTCCCGGGAGGCCGACCGCCGGCACACCGAGGCCGAGCGGGGCGTCGCCGCCGTACGCGAGTCCCTGGCCGCCGCCACCGCCGAGGCAGGCGAGACACCTGTAGGTGAACTCGCCGCCGAAGCCGACGAGTTGGAGCAGGAGTACGCCCGCGCCCGGCAGACCGCCTCCGGGCTGCACGCCGCCCACGAGGAGCTGCGGGGCGCCGAGCAGGAGCGTGAGCGGCGCCTCGCCGAGCGGCAGCAGGCCGCCGTACGGGCCGCCTCACGGCTCACCCGGCGCGAGGCGCTGGACCGCGAACAGTCCCAGCTGGAAACGGAGTTGGCCCAGGCCCGCGGCACCGCGGAGAGTGTGGCCGCGCGCGCCGCCCAGCTGGAGCGGCAGGCGGAGCTGCTCACCGAGGCCGCGGAGGCCGTACGCGCCGCCGAGGACACCGCCCAGCGCCTGAAGAGCGCCGACGCCCGGCTGGCCGACGCCGCCTACCGGGCCGGGTTCGCCACCCCCGAGGCCGCGGCCGCCGCCCTGCTCACCGACGACGGGCACCGCGAACTGCAACACCGCCTGGACGCCTGGCAGTCGGAGGAGGCGGCCGTGCGCGCCGTGCTCGCCGAGGCGGACAGCGCGGCCGCCGCCCAGCGGCCGCCCGCCGATCCGGCCGGCGCCGAACGGACGGCCGCCGAGACCGAGCGCCGGCTGCGGCAGGCCGTCTCCGCCCGTGATGCCGCCGACCGCTGCCGCGCCGAACTGGACCGGCTGTCCGCCCGTGCCGCCGAGGCCGTGCGCCGGCTCGGACCGCTGCGCGAGGAGTACGACCGGGTCGCCCGGCTCGCCGCCCTCACCGCGGGCACCGCCGCCGACAACGAGCGCAGGATGCGCCTGGAGTCGTACGTGCTCGCCGCCCGTCTGGAACAGGTCGCCGCCGCCGCGACCGTCCGCCTCCAGCGGATGTCCTCCGGCCGCTACACCCTCGTCCACTCCGACGACCGCAGCGGCCGCGGCCGCAGCGGCCTCGGCCTGCACGTGGTGGACGCCTGGACCGGGCGCGAACGGGACACCGCCACCCTCTCCGGCGGCGAGACCTTCTTCGCCTCCCTGGCCCTCGCCCTCGGCCTCGCCGACGTCGTCACCGACGAGACCGGCGGCGTCCGCCTGGACACCCTTTTCATCGACGAGGGCTTCGGCAGCCTCGACGACCAGACCCTGGACGAGGTCCTCGACGTCCTCGACGGCCTGCGCGAACGCGACCGCAGCGTGGGCATCGTCAGCCACGTCCCCGACCTGCGCCGCCGCATCCACGCCCAACTGGAGGTCGTGAAGGGCAGAACGGGGTCGACGCTGCGGCAGCGGGGGGTCTGA
- a CDS encoding exonuclease SbcCD subunit D yields the protein MRLLHTSDWHLGRAFHRVSMLGAQAEFIGHLVATVREREVDAVLVAGDVYDRAVPPLAAVELFDDALHRLAALGVPTVMISGNHDSARRLGVGAGLIDRAGIHLRTEPSAVATPVVLADAHGDVALYGLPYLEPALVKDEFGVEKAGHEAVLAAAMDRVRADLATRPEGTRCVVLAHAFVTGGEASDSERDITVGGVAAVPAGVFDGAHYVALGHLHGCQTLTERVRYSGSPLAYSFSEADHRKSMWLVDLGADGTVRAERLDCPVPRPLARVRGTLEELLADPDLARHEDSWIEATLTDSVRPADPMARLAERFPHTLSLVFDPERAPDDPRVSYARRLAGRSDQQIARDFVAHVRGAGPDERESAILRETFDAVRADAAVREVAR from the coding sequence ATGAGACTCCTGCACACGTCCGACTGGCACCTCGGCCGGGCCTTCCACCGGGTGAGCATGCTCGGCGCCCAGGCCGAGTTCATCGGTCACCTCGTCGCCACCGTGCGCGAGCGCGAGGTGGACGCGGTGCTCGTGGCGGGAGACGTGTACGACCGCGCGGTGCCCCCGCTCGCCGCCGTCGAACTCTTCGACGACGCCCTGCACCGCCTCGCCGCACTGGGCGTGCCCACCGTGATGATCTCCGGCAACCACGACTCGGCCCGCCGCCTCGGCGTCGGCGCCGGACTCATCGACCGCGCTGGCATCCACCTGCGCACCGAACCGTCCGCCGTCGCCACCCCCGTGGTGCTCGCCGACGCCCACGGCGACGTCGCCCTCTACGGCCTGCCCTACCTCGAACCCGCCCTGGTGAAGGACGAGTTCGGCGTCGAGAAGGCAGGACACGAGGCCGTCCTCGCGGCCGCCATGGACCGGGTCCGCGCCGACCTCGCCACCCGCCCGGAGGGCACCCGCTGCGTCGTCCTCGCCCACGCCTTCGTCACCGGCGGCGAGGCCAGCGACAGCGAACGCGACATCACCGTCGGCGGTGTCGCCGCCGTACCCGCCGGGGTCTTCGACGGCGCCCACTACGTGGCCCTCGGCCACCTGCACGGCTGCCAGACCCTCACCGAGCGCGTGCGCTACTCCGGCTCCCCGCTCGCCTACTCCTTCTCCGAGGCCGACCACCGCAAGAGCATGTGGCTGGTCGACCTCGGAGCCGATGGCACCGTCCGCGCCGAACGCCTCGACTGCCCGGTGCCGCGCCCGCTGGCCCGCGTCCGCGGCACCCTGGAGGAACTGCTCGCCGACCCGGACCTCGCCCGCCACGAGGACTCCTGGATCGAGGCCACCCTCACCGACAGCGTCCGCCCGGCCGACCCGATGGCCCGGCTCGCCGAGCGCTTCCCGCACACCCTGAGCCTCGTCTTCGACCCCGAGCGCGCCCCCGACGACCCCCGGGTCTCCTACGCCCGGCGCCTCGCGGGCCGCAGCGACCAGCAGATCGCCCGGGACTTCGTCGCCCACGTCCGCGGCGCCGGACCGGACGAACGGGAGAGCGCGATACTGCGCGAGACCTTCGACGCCGTCCGCGCCGACGCGGCCGTACGGGAGGTGGCCCGGTGA
- a CDS encoding YigZ family protein, protein MQDEYRTVAHAGVHETEINRSRFLCALAPAATEQEAQDFIAAVRKEHADATHNCWAYVIGADARVQKASDDGEPGGTAGVPMLQMLLRRDMRYVVAVVTRYYGGVKLGAGGLIRAYGGAVGEALDALGTRTRRRFRLATVTVDHQRAGKLQNDLRATGREVRDVRYGEAVTIEIGLPDADVDAFRGWLADATAGTAALELGGEAYGDA, encoded by the coding sequence ATGCAGGACGAGTACCGCACAGTCGCCCACGCGGGCGTGCACGAGACCGAGATCAACCGTTCCCGCTTCCTGTGCGCCCTCGCCCCGGCCGCCACCGAGCAGGAGGCCCAGGACTTCATCGCGGCCGTCCGCAAGGAGCACGCCGACGCCACCCACAACTGCTGGGCCTACGTCATCGGCGCCGACGCCCGCGTGCAGAAGGCCAGCGACGACGGGGAACCGGGCGGCACCGCCGGCGTCCCCATGCTCCAGATGCTGCTGCGCCGCGACATGCGGTACGTCGTCGCCGTGGTCACCCGCTACTACGGCGGCGTCAAGCTCGGCGCCGGCGGACTCATCCGCGCCTACGGCGGCGCCGTCGGCGAGGCCCTGGACGCGCTCGGCACCCGCACCCGGCGCCGCTTCCGGCTGGCCACCGTCACCGTCGACCACCAGCGCGCGGGCAAGCTCCAGAACGATCTGCGCGCCACCGGCCGCGAGGTCCGCGACGTGCGCTACGGCGAGGCCGTCACCATCGAGATCGGCCTGCCGGACGCCGACGTGGACGCCTTCCGGGGCTGGCTCGCCGATGCGACCGCGGGCACGGCCGCCCTCGAACTGGGCGGCGAGGCCTACGGAGATGCCTGA
- a CDS encoding SixA phosphatase family protein codes for MSSGPLRRLVVLRHAKSARPEGVPDHRRPLAPRGLRDAPAAGRALAEADLLPDLALCSTAVRARQTWQLASAEWGTPPPVRHEPRLYAADVPALLAVVRETPPEVETLLLVGHNPGLADLVRTLAGDGLDDTLDRLRAKFPTSAIAVLAWHAPGWPALAPGAALLTWFRVPRGGSRT; via the coding sequence GTGAGCTCCGGTCCGCTGCGCCGGCTCGTGGTGCTCCGGCACGCCAAGTCCGCCCGGCCCGAGGGCGTGCCCGACCACCGCAGACCGCTGGCGCCGCGCGGCCTGCGGGACGCCCCCGCCGCCGGCCGCGCCCTCGCCGAGGCCGACCTCCTGCCCGACCTCGCCCTGTGCTCCACCGCCGTACGCGCCCGGCAGACCTGGCAGCTGGCCTCCGCCGAATGGGGAACGCCGCCCCCGGTGCGCCACGAGCCCCGGCTGTACGCGGCCGACGTGCCCGCCCTGCTGGCGGTCGTGCGCGAGACGCCGCCCGAGGTGGAGACGCTGCTCCTCGTCGGGCACAACCCGGGCCTCGCGGACCTGGTCCGCACGCTGGCCGGGGACGGCCTCGACGACACCCTGGACCGGCTGCGCGCCAAGTTCCCCACCTCCGCGATCGCCGTCCTCGCCTGGCACGCCCCCGGCTGGCCGGCCCTCGCCCCCGGCGCCGCCCTGCTGACCTGGTTCCGGGTGCCCCGGGGCGGGAGCCGTACCTAG
- a CDS encoding CoA-binding protein: protein MYGDEATVRRILTELGDTWAVVGLSGNSARPAHRVAQVLQRFGKRIVPVHPKAETVHGERGYACLADIPFEVDVVDVFVNSSLAGAVADEAVAKGARAVWFQLGVVDEAAYARTREAGLDMVMDRCPAIEIPRLT, encoded by the coding sequence GTGTACGGCGATGAGGCGACAGTTCGCAGGATTCTGACCGAACTGGGCGATACCTGGGCGGTGGTCGGTCTGTCCGGCAATTCCGCCCGGCCCGCCCATCGTGTGGCGCAGGTGCTCCAGCGGTTCGGCAAGCGGATCGTGCCGGTGCACCCGAAGGCGGAGACCGTGCACGGCGAGCGGGGGTACGCCTGCCTGGCGGACATCCCCTTCGAGGTCGACGTGGTGGACGTCTTCGTCAACAGCTCGCTGGCGGGCGCGGTGGCCGACGAGGCCGTGGCGAAGGGCGCCCGGGCGGTCTGGTTCCAGCTCGGTGTCGTCGACGAGGCCGCGTACGCGCGCACCCGCGAGGCCGGTCTGGACATGGTGATGGACCGCTGCCCGGCAATCGAAATTCCCCGCTTGACCTAG